The uncultured Campylobacter sp. DNA segment GAGCGGTTAAGGGCGCCGGCGGAGTAAATTTTAAAACTCGGTTTGCGAACTGGGGGCTGGCGCCGCAAATTTAGTCATTGATTTATGCTTTATTTGCCGTAATTTACCTCACAAATAAGACCGAGCCGTTAGCTAAATTTACTAGTCGCGCGACTTTGCCAGTAGGCTGCGCCGCGTTTATTTTGATTGCCGCTTTGCGCCTTAGAAAACGATAAATTTTCATCGCCTTAAAGCGTCGATAAATCAAGGTTGCGTTAAAGCGTACGCCTTTAAATTTACGCTTCAAAACCAGCGATAGCGCGATTTTATGTTTTAAATTTACGGCAAATTTTATCGTTTCGCGGCTTTTGCGTTTAAAATCGGCATTTTAAATTTGCGGTTTTATCGGCGCAAAGGGCGCGGTTAAATTTATCGGCGTTTAAAAGGCGCGGCGTAGTCGCTTAAATTTATTGACGCCTTAGCCCAAAAACGAGTCGTATTTTGCGCCAAGCTCATCTTTTAAACGGCGCGCGGGAGGAAAAGATAAAAAAGCGATTTAGGCTAAGACGCCTGCGTTATTTCATCTTCGTACGAAACGAACGCTTTGCGTCAAAGCCCTTGCTAGCGATTTTTATCTCGTTTGGCACCATGCCTACTGGAGCCTCGGCGTCTTTTTTCGCGGATAAAAACTCAACTAAACTCTGCCAGACGAAATCGGCGTCCAGATAAAGTCCCATCGCGCTAAGCTGCGGATTTATCGCTACGAAGTCGGCAGTTTGCGTCCTTTTAAAAAACACTATGGGCGCGCTTAAATTTTCCTTCTCGCTAGCCCTATCGGCGCTGCTAAGAGCCGCCGGATCGCTTGCTCTAAGCGCGGCAAAGCGTAAAATATCGCTCTCAAACCGCGAGGCGATATAAGCGCAAAATCCGTCTTTAAACGCCAAAATATCGCCGTTAAAATACATCTCCTCCCGCTCGTTTTCCGCAAGGTCGAAATCGGTGTAAATTTTGCCCTCGGCGGCGAAAATATGAACCAAGTTTTTGCCGATAAAAATCACGGAGTGAAGCAGTCTAGGCAAACCCTCGCCTGTATAAAAATCGGTGCTAAGCTTGCCGTCCCTGCCTACGCGTACTTTGTAGCGCGAACCGGCGTTTTCTAAAAACGGCTTATCGGCCCGGCTAAGGCTCCATAGCTCATCTGCGCCGACTGGAGTCGAGTTTCTACGGTCGTAGACTAGCGTCTCGTCAAGGCCGTATTTTGATACCATAAAGTCGTAGTTGTCTTTAAATTTCGAGATTATTTTCACGGCGCGCCTTTAAATTTTATCTTGCCTTAGTTTCAAAAAACGCCGAGATTAGCGAGTTTGTGCCTTGATTTATAAATTTTTGCATCGCTTTTTCGTAGACGGACGGCTTTGCCCAGACGGGCTCGGCCACGCTGCTTAGCTTTTCTAGCTCGGCGCGCGCGGAATAATAATCGCTCACCTCGTCGATGAGCCCGAGTTTTGCGGCGTCGCGGGCCAGAAATACCCGCGCGTTGGCCCACTCTTTGCTTTTGTTTGCGTCTAGATTTCTATCGGCCGCCACGTCGCTTACGAACATCTCGTAGCTGGCGTTTACGAGCTCTTGTAGCTGCTCGCGCTCGATCTTGCTCCACGGGCGCAGAAACGTCCCCGCCTCTTTATACTCGCCCGCTTTTACGATTTGCTGCGAGACGCCTATTTTAGCCGCTAGCTCGCTAGCATCCGCGCCTTGCATTATCACGCCGATCGATCCGATAAACGCGCCAGGATTTGCCAAAATTTTGTTTGCGCCCGCACCCGCGTAGTAGCTACCGCTAGTCATCGACCCGCCCGCATACGCGACCACGGGCTTTGCGGCGCGTAGATTTTTGACCGCCGTGTGTAGCTCGACGCTAGGCGCCAGCGCGCCGCCCGGGCTATCGATATAAAGCAGCACGCCCTTGATGTCGCCGTCCTTGCGCGCGGCCTCGATCTTTTCTAGCGCTTCGCCTGCGTCCATGATTGCGCCCGATAGATTTATCTGGGTTAGGTTGGGCGGATTTACGTTTTCGCCTTTGCCGCTAAAAAATATCAAAAACACGATGAGTAAAAACAGCATCGCTTTAAAATAGGTGTTTATAAACCTAAAAATCGCCGCGATCGGCATGAAAATAAACCTTAAAAATCCCATTTTTTTCCTTTAATTCATTTAAAATCGGGGCGCATTTTACCATTTAAATTTATAAATTTAGCTAGCGCTCGTTTTACGGTAAATTTTCGGTCAGTCTTAGATTGGCATTTGGGCGGTGATTTAGGGGCGCGAATTTGCAGATTAAAAGCGAGGAATTTTCGTGCCGAATTTGAAAAAGGCGGTTAAATTCGGCGCTTTGGTTTTTACGGACTTGAAATTTTTAATCAAATTTAGCGGCAAGATCTATCTTTAAAACCCCAAGCCTTAAAGCTCGCGCCCGCTAAATTTAAGGCCTAGGCATTAAGGCCGGTTTAACCGGTCGCTTTAAATTTAGCTTGCAGATTTAGCCTTTGCGGACTTAGTTTTCAAAGCAAGCGAAGATCAAAACTCTGCGTTTGTTTCCCAGATTTTTTCTTGGTCTTTTTCGCTTACCGCGGCTAGTTCGCAAAGCTTGCAAAACGCCTCCCAGATCTCCTCGCGCTCCATGGTGTCGATGCCCCGCCCAGCGCCTACTGCATTAAAAACGGAGATAAAATCTTTTAAAACTTTAGCCCGCGCCGCCGCGCTACCTGCGCTAGCTGTATCAAATTTACCCGTCCTCGCCGCCTTTTTGCTAGTTTGTGCTTTTGCGTTTTTGCTCGCCGTTTCTAGCTTTTTGCTAGCAGGCTCTGCTTTAATCGCGCTTAGCGTTTTGTGCGCGTCTGCGTAAGCTTTCATCGCCCTTTTGGACGCTGCCGTGCTTACGCCCTCTCTGCCGTCCCAGCCGCGTAACGGATTGTTTAAATTCACCTCCAGCCACTGATCGCTTCGCGGCTGTTTGATTTCAATGTCCTCTATGTCTTTAAACTCCCTTTTTGCCGCCTCGCAGACCGTTTTTGGAACCGACCGTAGCCAAAGATGCTTTAGATACGGCATTTGCGCCCTCGCCGGAAAGCTATCAAATCCGTAAACGTCGCTTAGCCGCATAGCTTGGAGTCGTTTGAGCTTAGCAAGCGCGTCGATATTTTTTAGCGTGCCGCCCTGCGCGTTTATGAAAATTTCGCGTAAATTCGGAAAACTCGCCGCAATTTCATCAAGATCTACATACTCGCCGCGCTGCGAAAATATCCGTAGTTCGCGCAACTCTTCAAGCCCGCTAACGCAAAATCCGCCGCCCTTTAGCTCTAGCTGGATGCCTAAAAGCTCGCCGTCAAAGGGGCAATGCACGCTTTTTAGCCGCGAGGCGTCGCCCTTTAGCGTGAGCCTATATAGCGAGTCGTTTAGCAAAATTTCCTGCGTGCTGCTAGTATCTAGGGTTAGTTCTTGTACGTACGTGCGCGAGATATCTAGGCTTTTTGCGGCGCAGTTTAGCTCCATATTCGTTATCATCGGCGTCGCTTCTAAAAAATCTTTTAAATTTTCATCCCAAATTTCGCTTTTTATCTCGTAGCAAAACGGATTTTGCCGCGCAAACTCGGCATAAAATTTGCGGTCTTGCAGTTGCCTTATTTCAAGTTTTTGCTTGCTCGCGGACTTAAATTTATCCTTGATATCCTTTGGCAGCTCGTTCCACGCAAGCTGCATGCAAATTTGCTCCGTATTTTGCAGGCTTGCTTGTCTGGGCGGCTTGCAAATGGGCGCGGCATTGCCGATAAAAACGGGCTTGGCATCCAAAATTTCATCCGCGCTTAGATAAAATTCCTCGCGCTCCCAAAAGTGATGACCAAAGTAAAACGGCTTTAGCTTTGCCGCTTCTTTTAGGCCGGGCGGCTCCTTCGTAAATAGGTCTAAAACGACCGCGAAACGCCCCGCCTCATCGCCGCCGCTAAGGATTTGCGCGACGAAATAAACGCCCTTTCTTTTTAATCTTACGGCAAAGATGTTGCCGATTTTAGTTTCCATTTTTCTCCTTTAAATTTACTTTGCGGCGCGTCTTTAGCCTGGCGGCAAGTTTAAATCGCCGCTAAATTTGCTTTTAAATTTACCTCCGCACCGCCGACAAATAGCCGTTCGCAGCCTTTGGCGTGTAAAATGAGCATGAGCGGTAGCTGCGCCGCGCCAGCGTCTGCAAAACCGCCATAGAGAGCGAGGTCGGCTAGCTTGCCCTCTTTTATCTCGCCTGCATCCAAATTTAGTGCCTTTGCCGCGTTTTTTGTCGATGATAGAAGCAAGATTTTAGCTAGTTCAAGCGGATCAAAATCCGCGTGAATAAGCAAATTTGCCCGCAGTTCGTCAAGGAAATTTAGGCTTATATTTGAACTAAGTCCGTCCGTGCCGATGTTTATACTCGCTCCCGCGTCCAGAGCGGCGCGTAAATTTAGCGTGCGTTTGCTAAGCAGCCTGTTTGAAACCGCGCAGTGTGTGAGGCTGTGAAGCTCCGGGTCAAAGCCCGAAAAATCATCCGTCCAAACGCAGTGCGTAAAGAGCGTGCGAACGCCAGCAAACATCACTACAAACGAGCTTGGCGTATATAGTGGGCGCGCGGCGGGGTTAAATTTGCCCAGCCACTCTTTAAAGCCACCTGAGCCGCCTTCTAGCCAGCTTTTTTCATGCTCGCTCTCCATAAAATGCGTCGAGACGACCAGCTCCCGCTCGCGGGCTAAATTTAGCGCCGCAGCGGCCAAATCAGGATGCGTGGAGTAGGGCGAATGCACCGAAACCGCAGGCGTAAAAAGCGGGCTTTTGCGCTTTTGCGACGCTTCAAAGCGGGCGGTGAAATTTGCCAAATTTTGCTCGAGCGCTGCTTCGTTCGTGCCTAAAATTTCGTTAAAAAAAACGACCCTGCCGCCGCAGTTTGCGCACGCGTCCAAATCCCCGCCAAAGCTAGAAACCGCTCCGAAGCTAGCTACGCCGCTACGCTGCATGGTTTTTATCGCGGAGGCGATGACGTCCTCGTTTGCCGCCTGCGAGAGCGCGCCGCGAGAGGCGATAACGGAGCTTAGCCACTCTAAAAAATCGCCGTAAACGAGGCTGGTTTTGTTCGCGCTAAACTCCAGATGCACGTGCGGGTTGATGAATGCCGGCGCCAAAACGGCGTCAGGATACTCGAAAAACTGCGCACCCTCGTATCTTTTGCGTAGTTCCTGGGCCTCTCCGACCGCCTGGATATGCTCATCAAAAGCGACCGCCGCATCCTCTAAAACGGTAAAATTTTCGTCGCATAGCATTGTAAATTTCGGTTTAACGATGATCATTTTTAAGCTCCTATTTTTCGTGATTGTAGCGAAAATTTAGCTTAAAAAATGTATAATCAGGCCTAAATTTAAATCTTTTAAAAGGCTAAAAATGGAAACAAAATCAAAACTAATGGTCATCCAAGGCCCGAATATCAACATGCTGGGTACGCGAGAGACCGACGTCTACGGCTCGATGAAGATGGAGGATATCCACGGGCAGATGAAGCTTTTTGCCGAGCAAAACGATATAGAAATCGAATTTTTTCAGAGCAATTTAGAGGGCGAACTCGTAGATAAAATCCAAGAGTGCTACGGCGATAGCGACGGTATCATCATAAATCCCGCCGCTTATACGCATACTTCTATCGCGATTCGCGACGCGCTTTCGGCCGTCGGAATACCGGCTATAGAGGTGCATATCAGCAACATACATCGTCGCGAAGAATTCCGCCAAAAAAGCCTCATCGCGCCCGTAACTGCTGGGCAAATCGTCGGTTTCGGACCGGTAGGCTATCATTTGGCGATGATAGGAATGTTGCAAATTTTCGAACAAATTAAATCCGTAAGGGCTAGCGAGAAAGCCGAGTAAATAGGGCTAAATTTGAAAAATTTTATCCTAAAGGACGAAAACGCCGTATTTCACGAGTGCGGATACAGTTGCGACAACGCGATATTTTTAAGTCTTGCTGGGCGCAAATTTTTTCTCACCGATGCGCGTTATAGCATCGAGGCGCGCGAGCTTTGCAAAGACACCGAAGTTATCGAGGTCGAGCGAAATTTGATAAAAGACGCGCGGCTGTTTTTGCGAAAAATGGGCGTAAAGGAGCTTGTTTATAACCCGTACGATTTTAGCGCGGGCGAGTGGGGGGCGCTTAGCAAGGGGCTTGGGGTAAGATTTAAGGCGCGGGCGAATTTTTCGCAAATTTCGCGCATAGTAAAATCAGAGGATGAGATAAAAATTTTAAAACGCGCGGCGCAGCTAGGCGCCCAAAGATTTGACGAATTTGCCGCGTTCGTGCGCGCTAACGACGAAGGGATGAGCGAAGAGGAGCTGTTTTTTAACGCCGAGCTTATTTTTAAGAAAAAGGGCGAGCTCGCGCTTAGCTTTTCGCCTATCGTCGCGATCAACGAAAATGCCGCCAAGGCGCACGCTCTGCCGAGCAAAAAGCGGCTGAGAGAGGGCGACTTGCTCCTGCTTGACGCGGGGGTTAAATTTAATCGCTACTGCTCGGATAGGACGCGTACGGCGTGCTTTGACGAAAATTTTAACTTCGGCAAAGAGCAAAATTTTAAAAATGCCAAACGCCAAGAAATTTACGAGATCGTAAAAGAGGCTCAGGCTCTTGCTATCGCGGCGGTTATGCCCGGCAAAAAGGCGCGCGAGATCGATGCGGCGGCTAGGGATTTTATCGCGAGACAGGGCTACGGCGAAGCGTTTTTTCACAGCACCGGACACGGCGTCGGAGTCGATATCCACGAGCTTCCGTTTATCTCAAAGCGCGGAGATACCGTGCTAAAAGAGGGGATGGTCTTTAGCGTGGAGCCTGGGATCTATCTGCCCGGCGAATTTGGCGTGCGCATCGAGGACGTCGTAGTCGTGCGCGAAAACGGGGCTGAAATTTTATGAGGGTAGCGGGATCGAGGCACTTTAGCAAATGCCTCTTTTTCCCGAAGGTTTTTGATTTTAAACCGGGCTTTAAAAATAGCGTTATTTTGGGGCTCGGCGGCAATATCGGCGACGTGAAAAAGCGTTTTAATCGGCTGCATTTTAAACTCAGCCGAGACAGCAGGTTTCACGTCGTCGAAAACTCGGCCCTCCTCATCAACGAGGCGTTTGGGTTTAAGGAGCAGGCTGATTTCACAAACGCCGTAATGCTAGTGCAAACGAGCCTTGCCGCGAGGCAAATTTTAAAAATAACGGCAAATTTAGAGAGGCGTTTTGGGCGCGCGCGAAGCTTTAAAAACGCGCCTAGAACGCTTGATATAGACATTTTGTATTTTAGCGGACGAAACAGAAACGATGCGCGGCTATTACTGCCGCATCCCGGCGCAAGAAGCAGAGCCAGCGTGATTTTGCCGCTTGGAACGATGAGGCGCGTTTATGCTTGCGGGATTAGAATTTGCTAAATTCGGCATTCTAATCTTTGCATTTGCGGGCTCGGTTTTGAGCGAATTTATAAACCGAGCGAGATTTGGCCGCCGTTTTTGGCGATAAAAATAAATCGGCGAGTTTTCGTTTAAATTTTTATCGGCAAAATAGCCGCGATGTCAAATACGAACTAAGTTAAGTTTAGCCGCAAAGCATGAAAGTAGGCGAAACCTCGGAACGAAAACTGCTTGCGCGTAGGCGCTAAAATTTAGAGTTTTGAGATTTGGCGATAAATTATAGGTTAAGTTCGGTTTTGCGGGTAAATTTAAAAAAGCTAATAAGCGTAAAACAAAACCGCAAAAGCTAAGATGAAATTAGTCCGAAAAAGGCGGTGCGGACGATAAAACGTAACTGGGACGAAGGAGAGAAATTGGCGACGAAATTTTACACGTTTACCGGCGAGAGCAGTATGGAGGCTCTCAAAAAGGCGCAAGACGAGTGCGGCGAAAGGGCGATTTTGGT contains these protein-coding regions:
- the sppA gene encoding signal peptide peptidase SppA — encoded protein: MGFLRFIFMPIAAIFRFINTYFKAMLFLLIVFLIFFSGKGENVNPPNLTQINLSGAIMDAGEALEKIEAARKDGDIKGVLLYIDSPGGALAPSVELHTAVKNLRAAKPVVAYAGGSMTSGSYYAGAGANKILANPGAFIGSIGVIMQGADASELAAKIGVSQQIVKAGEYKEAGTFLRPWSKIEREQLQELVNASYEMFVSDVAADRNLDANKSKEWANARVFLARDAAKLGLIDEVSDYYSARAELEKLSSVAEPVWAKPSVYEKAMQKFINQGTNSLISAFFETKAR
- a CDS encoding metal-dependent hydrolase, with translation MIIVKPKFTMLCDENFTVLEDAAVAFDEHIQAVGEAQELRKRYEGAQFFEYPDAVLAPAFINPHVHLEFSANKTSLVYGDFLEWLSSVIASRGALSQAANEDVIASAIKTMQRSGVASFGAVSSFGGDLDACANCGGRVVFFNEILGTNEAALEQNLANFTARFEASQKRKSPLFTPAVSVHSPYSTHPDLAAAALNLARERELVVSTHFMESEHEKSWLEGGSGGFKEWLGKFNPAARPLYTPSSFVVMFAGVRTLFTHCVWTDDFSGFDPELHSLTHCAVSNRLLSKRTLNLRAALDAGASINIGTDGLSSNISLNFLDELRANLLIHADFDPLELAKILLLSSTKNAAKALNLDAGEIKEGKLADLALYGGFADAGAAQLPLMLILHAKGCERLFVGGAEVNLKANLAAI
- the aroQ gene encoding type II 3-dehydroquinate dehydratase yields the protein METKSKLMVIQGPNINMLGTRETDVYGSMKMEDIHGQMKLFAEQNDIEIEFFQSNLEGELVDKIQECYGDSDGIIINPAAYTHTSIAIRDALSAVGIPAIEVHISNIHRREEFRQKSLIAPVTAGQIVGFGPVGYHLAMIGMLQIFEQIKSVRASEKAE
- a CDS encoding M24 family metallopeptidase; protein product: MKNFILKDENAVFHECGYSCDNAIFLSLAGRKFFLTDARYSIEARELCKDTEVIEVERNLIKDARLFLRKMGVKELVYNPYDFSAGEWGALSKGLGVRFKARANFSQISRIVKSEDEIKILKRAAQLGAQRFDEFAAFVRANDEGMSEEELFFNAELIFKKKGELALSFSPIVAINENAAKAHALPSKKRLREGDLLLLDAGVKFNRYCSDRTRTACFDENFNFGKEQNFKNAKRQEIYEIVKEAQALAIAAVMPGKKAREIDAAARDFIARQGYGEAFFHSTGHGVGVDIHELPFISKRGDTVLKEGMVFSVEPGIYLPGEFGVRIEDVVVVRENGAEIL
- the folK gene encoding 2-amino-4-hydroxy-6-hydroxymethyldihydropteridine diphosphokinase, which codes for MRVAGSRHFSKCLFFPKVFDFKPGFKNSVILGLGGNIGDVKKRFNRLHFKLSRDSRFHVVENSALLINEAFGFKEQADFTNAVMLVQTSLAARQILKITANLERRFGRARSFKNAPRTLDIDILYFSGRNRNDARLLLPHPGARSRASVILPLGTMRRVYACGIRIC